In one Aythya fuligula isolate bAytFul2 chromosome 12, bAytFul2.pri, whole genome shotgun sequence genomic region, the following are encoded:
- the DYNC1LI2 gene encoding cytoplasmic dynein 1 light intermediate chain 2, with protein MAPVLVEKKLLGPDGPGGAELPSEEEEGQNLWSSILSEVSTRSRSKLPSGKNILVFGDDGSGKTTLMAKIQGAEHGKKGRGLEYLYLNIHDEDRDDHTRCNVWILDGDLYHKGLLKFAVSAESLQDTIVVFVADMSRPWTVMESLQKWASVLQEHIDKLKIPPEEMRDMEQKFIKEFQEYVEPEEGYQGSPQRRGPSGQEDENVSLPLGENVLTHNLGIPVLVVCTKCDAVSVLEKEHDYREEHFDFIQSHIRRFCLQYGAALIYTSVKEEKNLDLLYKYIVHKTYGFQFTTPALVVEKDAVFIPAGWDNEKKIAILHENFTTVKPEDAYEDFIVKPPVRKLVHDKELAAEDEQVFLMKQQSFLAKQPATPTRASESPARGPAGSPRTQGRAGPANVPSASPITSVKKPDPNIKNNAASEGVLASFFNSLLSKKTGSPGSPGAGGVQSTAKKSGQKTVLTNVQEELDRMTRKPDSMVTTNSPPTENEA; from the exons ATGGCGCCGGTGCTGGTGGAGAAGAAGCTGCTGGGGCCGGACGGGCCCGGCGGCGCCGAGCTGCccagcgaggaggaggaagggcagaaCCTGTG GTCTTCGATACTGAGCGAAGTTTCTACCCGGTCGAGATCTAAATTGCCCTCAGgcaaaaatattcttgtttttg GTGATGATGGTTCTGGTAAAACCACACTTATGGCTAAAATACAGGGAGCAGAGCATGgcaaaaaaggaagaggactGGAATACTTATATCTAAATATTCACGATGAAGACAGGGATG atcaTACCCGCTGTAACGTTTGGATTCTGGATGGAGACTTATACCATAAAGGGCTATTGAagtttgctgtttctgcagaatCCCTGCAAGACACCATAGTGGTCTTTGTCGCAGATATGTCTAGACCGTGGACTGTTATGGAGTCTTTACAGAAATGGGCCAGTGTCTTGCAAGAACATATTGATAAGCTGAAAATTCCTCCTGAGGAGATGAGAGACATGGAACAGAAGT TTATAAAGGAGTTTCAAGAGTATGTAGAACCTGAAGAAGGCTACCAAGGATCACCGCAGAGAAGAGGCCCTTCTGGCCAAGaggatgaaaatgtttctttaccACTTGGAGAAAATGTGCTGACTCACAACCTTGGTATTCCTGTGCTGGTAGTTTGTACAAAA TGTGATGCAGTGAGTGTACTAGAGAAGGAACATGATTACAGAGAAGAACACTTTGACTTCATTCAGTCACACATTCGTAGATTCTGCTTACAGT ATGGAGCTGCCTTGATTTATACATCGGTTAAGGAGGAAAAGAACCTTGATCTGTTGTATAAGTACATTGTACATAAAACATACGGTTTTCAGTTTACCACACCTGCCTTAGTGGTAGAAAAGGATGCAGTTTTTAT ACCTGCTGGTTGggacaatgaaaagaaaattgccaTTCTACATGAAAACTTCACAACAGTGAAACCAGAAGATGCATATGAAGACTTCATTGTAAAACCTCCTGTAAGAAAG ttaGTCCATGATAaagagctggcagcagaagaTGAACAAGTATTTCTTATGAAGCAACAG tcaTTCCTTGCCAAACAGCCAGCAACGCCTACAAGAGCATCA GAATCTCCTGCAAGAGGGCCTGCAGGATCCCCAAGAACTCAAGGCAGAGCTGGACCCGCCAATGTACCCAGTGCCTCACCAATAACATCGGTTAAGAAGCCAGATCCAAATATTAAAA atAATGCTGCAAGCGAAGGTGTTTTGGCAAGTTTCTTTAACAGTCTCTTGAGCAAAAAGACTGGTTCTCCTGGAAGTCCTGGTGCTGGAGGAGTGCAAAGTACAGCAAAGAAATCAG gacaaaaaacagttttgacaAATGTTCAGGAGGAATTGGATAGGATGACTCGCAAACCAGACTCTATGGTAACAACAAACTCTCCTCCAACAGAGAATGAAGCTTGA